Proteins encoded in a region of the Anoxybacillus amylolyticus genome:
- a CDS encoding ammonium transporter, protein MSPKEISLALDSLWVILSAVLVIGMQAGFALLEAGSTRMKNSGHVAGKQILSFAIASLAFWAAGFAITFGTGNSFIGTEGWFLKEGKGTFDSLAWANIPLSIKFLFQLGFAGVSLAIAWGGFAERAKLSVYFIFGTIFTIAIYPVIGHWVWGGGWLGTMGMQDFAGSTVVHLQGAIAALVATVLLGPRIGKFNKDKTPNVIPGHNQVYTVIGGFILWVGWFGFNAGSTMAVGDGFFGYVALTTNLAAAAGAIAAIVTAKIIVGKADIPAMVNGVLAALVAITAACAFVEPWAAVVIGAVAGSFTFWTSVYFERKGIDDPIYAFSVHGIAGIIGTISTGFFASPRLVEITGIGKAGLVYGGGFHQLIVQTVGVLGAMAYVAFVSFIILFVLKKTIGLRVTAEQEISGLDISEHGSYGYPEQLDPAFIHSSKTATP, encoded by the coding sequence ATGAGTCCAAAAGAAATTTCTTTAGCGCTTGATTCATTATGGGTTATCCTTAGCGCCGTTTTAGTGATTGGCATGCAAGCAGGGTTTGCGCTGCTTGAAGCGGGGTCGACGCGAATGAAAAACTCTGGCCATGTGGCAGGGAAACAAATTTTAAGCTTTGCGATTGCTTCTTTAGCGTTCTGGGCAGCTGGCTTTGCGATTACGTTTGGCACAGGAAACAGCTTCATCGGCACAGAAGGCTGGTTTTTAAAAGAAGGCAAGGGAACGTTCGATTCCCTCGCATGGGCAAACATACCATTGTCGATTAAATTTTTGTTCCAACTCGGGTTTGCGGGGGTTTCGTTAGCGATTGCTTGGGGCGGTTTTGCGGAGCGCGCGAAATTATCTGTCTATTTTATTTTCGGGACGATTTTTACGATTGCCATTTATCCAGTTATCGGCCATTGGGTGTGGGGCGGTGGCTGGCTTGGAACGATGGGGATGCAAGATTTTGCCGGTTCGACCGTCGTGCATTTACAAGGGGCGATTGCTGCGTTAGTCGCCACCGTGTTACTCGGACCGCGCATCGGGAAATTTAATAAAGATAAAACGCCAAACGTCATACCAGGGCATAACCAAGTATATACCGTGATTGGTGGGTTTATTTTGTGGGTCGGTTGGTTTGGGTTTAATGCAGGAAGTACGATGGCAGTAGGGGATGGATTTTTCGGTTATGTCGCGTTAACAACGAACTTAGCGGCAGCGGCAGGAGCGATTGCAGCGATTGTGACAGCAAAGATTATTGTCGGCAAAGCGGACATTCCAGCGATGGTAAATGGGGTGCTCGCTGCGCTTGTCGCCATTACCGCAGCGTGTGCGTTTGTCGAGCCATGGGCCGCTGTCGTCATCGGTGCAGTTGCTGGTTCGTTTACGTTTTGGACGTCCGTTTATTTTGAACGAAAAGGAATTGATGATCCGATTTATGCCTTTTCCGTTCACGGAATTGCCGGAATCATCGGCACGATTTCGACAGGGTTTTTCGCTTCTCCGCGCTTAGTAGAAATCACAGGCATTGGCAAAGCGGGGCTTGTCTATGGCGGGGGATTCCATCAGTTGATCGTACAGACCGTCGGGGTACTAGGAGCAATGGCGTATGTCGCTTTTGTATCGTTTATCATTTTGTTTGTCTTAAAGAAAACGATCGGTCTTCGTGTCACAGCGGAGCAAGAAATTTCGGGATTAGATATTAGCGAGCACGGTTCCTACGGCTATCCAGAGCAGCTAGACCCTGCCTTTATCCATTCTTCCAAAACAGCAACTCCATAA
- a CDS encoding histidine phosphatase family protein — translation MEIILIRHGKSAWQKSGWINPAQFAQWIAAYDAHGISVDDPIPELTVQKMKQANVVITSPLPRALHSVQRLLPACLVEENELFREVDTPIAFLHLHFLRLPVQLWLIFARLCWFLGYVRGVESYAQAVTRAQKACDLLMEYSEKYGTVAVVGHGWFHRFVGKQLEKKDGNELFPSERRIGTHVRIH, via the coding sequence ATGGAAATTATTTTGATTCGACATGGAAAATCGGCATGGCAAAAAAGCGGGTGGATAAATCCGGCTCAGTTTGCTCAGTGGATCGCAGCATATGATGCCCATGGTATCTCTGTTGATGATCCGATTCCAGAGCTGACGGTACAAAAAATGAAGCAAGCAAATGTAGTGATTACAAGCCCGCTGCCGCGTGCGCTCCATTCTGTGCAACGGCTTTTGCCGGCGTGTCTTGTCGAGGAAAATGAACTGTTTCGTGAAGTAGATACACCTATTGCGTTTTTGCACCTTCATTTTCTGCGGTTGCCAGTACAACTATGGCTTATTTTTGCGCGGCTCTGCTGGTTTTTAGGATACGTACGCGGTGTAGAATCGTATGCACAGGCCGTCACCCGCGCCCAAAAAGCTTGCGATTTACTCATGGAGTATTCCGAAAAATACGGAACGGTTGCAGTTGTCGGACACGGCTGGTTTCACCGGTTCGTCGGAAAGCAATTAGAAAAAAAGGATGGAAACGAACTGTTTCCAAGCGAGCGACGCATTGGTACGCATGTTCGTATACATTAG
- a CDS encoding DUF294 nucleotidyltransferase-like domain-containing protein — MEQLDGLLKQITEAKTVNELNKIHRDVAYRLRNVIERDVIASLSRALSNVHDALVRKAIMLAEEETKRAEVGTPPDKWCWYVMGSLGRGEPTIWTDQDNGILFDCPLGQEGECYAFIQYLAKIGTSFLVEIGYPYCLGNVMATNRRWSQSVRDWEEQMSMYIHHHFPNDIRFLFIAMDMRPIYGAHELVYNGKKKLIEQLSNHSLLLKRMGEHVMFPYVPLGWFGNFQLERWGRYSGCLHLKQSGYVQLVNAVKFLSCVGNISVMTTWERIEWIGRQSLLPVALVEQVQDALVTCVYFRLKYSLEATGDYVPFSILNTSERARLKQTMKVAKKLQRVVMRQVRG, encoded by the coding sequence ATGGAACAATTAGATGGATTGCTCAAGCAAATTACTGAGGCAAAGACGGTCAATGAACTAAATAAAATTCACCGCGATGTAGCTTATCGGCTGCGTAATGTAATTGAAAGAGACGTTATCGCGTCTCTTTCACGCGCGTTAAGCAATGTGCACGACGCTCTTGTTCGAAAAGCGATTATGTTGGCGGAGGAGGAAACGAAACGAGCCGAGGTCGGCACACCTCCAGACAAATGGTGTTGGTATGTGATGGGAAGTTTAGGAAGAGGGGAGCCGACCATATGGACAGATCAAGATAACGGCATTTTATTTGATTGTCCACTAGGACAAGAAGGAGAATGTTATGCATTCATTCAATATTTAGCAAAAATCGGAACATCTTTTTTAGTGGAGATTGGGTATCCTTATTGCCTAGGAAACGTGATGGCGACAAATCGGCGTTGGAGTCAATCGGTGAGGGATTGGGAAGAGCAAATGTCGATGTATATTCACCATCATTTTCCTAACGACATTCGTTTTCTATTTATTGCGATGGATATGAGACCGATTTACGGAGCGCATGAATTAGTGTATAACGGCAAAAAGAAGTTGATCGAACAACTAAGCAATCATTCACTATTGTTAAAGCGAATGGGGGAACATGTCATGTTTCCGTATGTACCGCTTGGATGGTTTGGAAATTTTCAGCTGGAACGGTGGGGGCGGTATAGCGGTTGCCTCCATTTAAAACAGAGCGGGTATGTGCAACTAGTGAACGCAGTTAAGTTTTTGTCGTGTGTCGGCAATATTTCGGTCATGACGACATGGGAAAGGATAGAATGGATTGGCAGACAGTCATTGTTGCCAGTTGCGCTAGTGGAGCAAGTGCAGGACGCGCTTGTTACGTGCGTTTACTTTCGTTTGAAATATTCGTTAGAAGCAACAGGAGATTACGTTCCGTTCTCTATTTTGAATACATCGGAACGAGCTCGTTTAAAGCAAACGATGAAAGTCGCCAAAAAATTGCAACGTGTCGTCATGCGCCAAGTGAGGGGATGA
- the tnpC gene encoding IS66 family transposase, translating to MANVVFDFQQAVFTLESMVAKIERQAQTIEKLIKENEQLRQENQQLRQENQKLKARIAELEARTKKNSTNSHLPPSSDRFVAKSPSRQPSEKQPGGQLGHRGTTLRQVPNPDHRVLHRVTKCKGCGHSLEHVAPLQVDIRQVFDLPVVRMEVTQHEREVKGCPKCHLVQQAEFPFYVTNHVQYGPAITSLVLYWNHAQLIPCERVTEMVKALVDHSISAGTVVNMTRRWLPVFKAALEEIEAALLASKTLHVDETSLRVNRKNQWVHVASTAKVTRYGLHRSRGKQATDDIGILPRYKGTMVHDAYSVYPMYTEASHALCHAHHLRELRAYTELYGHSWSKEMSEALLKMKQAVENAGGALPEEEVRYWEAVYDELLANGRRELEERCRQGKHEGVRNAQNFIQRLEKRKQEALLFLRKKEVPFDNNQAERDLRMVKVKQKISGTFRQEDDAEAFCVIRSVISTLQKHEKPAWESLQRLLSGESLQTILHSS from the coding sequence ATGGCAAACGTTGTTTTTGATTTCCAACAAGCGGTCTTCACACTCGAAAGCATGGTCGCAAAAATTGAGCGCCAAGCACAAACCATCGAAAAACTCATCAAAGAAAACGAACAATTAAGACAAGAAAACCAGCAACTTCGTCAAGAAAATCAAAAATTGAAAGCACGTATTGCAGAATTAGAAGCCCGCACGAAAAAAAACAGTACCAATAGCCATTTGCCGCCGTCTTCTGACCGGTTTGTGGCGAAATCTCCTTCTCGCCAACCGTCGGAGAAACAGCCGGGAGGGCAACTAGGGCATCGAGGAACGACGCTCCGCCAAGTACCGAATCCTGACCATCGAGTCCTTCACCGCGTGACCAAATGCAAAGGATGTGGTCACTCTTTAGAACATGTTGCTCCGCTTCAAGTAGACATTCGCCAAGTGTTCGACCTCCCAGTGGTTCGAATGGAAGTGACTCAACACGAACGGGAAGTGAAGGGGTGTCCGAAATGTCATCTCGTCCAGCAGGCAGAGTTCCCTTTTTATGTCACGAATCATGTCCAGTACGGACCAGCCATCACTTCCCTTGTTTTATACTGGAATCATGCGCAGTTGATCCCGTGCGAGCGTGTCACGGAGATGGTCAAAGCGCTAGTGGACCATTCGATCAGTGCAGGCACAGTCGTGAACATGACGAGACGATGGCTCCCTGTGTTCAAAGCAGCGCTCGAAGAGATCGAAGCGGCGTTGCTAGCTTCCAAGACGTTGCACGTCGATGAAACGAGCCTGCGTGTGAACAGAAAGAACCAATGGGTGCATGTGGCTTCCACTGCCAAGGTCACCCGATACGGGCTTCATCGTTCCCGTGGAAAGCAAGCGACGGACGACATCGGGATCTTGCCACGGTACAAAGGAACGATGGTACACGATGCGTATTCGGTGTACCCGATGTACACAGAGGCGAGCCATGCCCTTTGCCACGCCCATCATCTCCGGGAGCTTCGGGCATATACAGAACTTTACGGCCATTCATGGTCGAAAGAGATGAGCGAAGCGCTGTTGAAGATGAAACAGGCGGTGGAGAACGCGGGCGGAGCTCTACCGGAGGAGGAAGTCCGGTATTGGGAAGCCGTGTACGACGAGCTTCTAGCGAATGGTCGCCGAGAACTCGAGGAGCGTTGCCGACAAGGCAAGCATGAAGGCGTCCGCAACGCGCAGAATTTCATCCAGCGTCTAGAAAAGCGCAAGCAAGAAGCGCTTCTCTTCCTGCGAAAGAAAGAAGTGCCGTTTGACAACAACCAAGCCGAGCGTGATTTGCGGATGGTGAAAGTCAAACAAAAAATTTCCGGAACGTTTCGTCAGGAAGACGATGCCGAGGCTTTCTGTGTCATTCGCAGCGTCATTTCTACCCTGCAAAAACATGAGAAACCGGCTTGGGAATCGTTGCAAAGACTTCTAAGTGGGGAGTCTCTTCAAACGATTCTCCATTCCTCCTAG
- a CDS encoding SIMPL domain-containing protein, producing the protein MYFPHTASPAKTIAVTGQGTLRVKPDTVIITIGIRTEHTSALEALTENATRANAMLQALKAIGVANEDIETSSFSIYPKYTYTNQTPILAGYEVEHMFDMTVKDVQKVGMMYETAVTNGANIARQLQFKLANEQPHYQQALTLAVKNAQEKARVLARTLQLPLYDVPIEIKESHPSPLPPRTMVLADGAAPPIQTQEVVISATVHAIFSY; encoded by the coding sequence ATGTATTTCCCGCACACTGCTTCACCTGCAAAAACAATCGCTGTTACCGGTCAAGGGACACTACGCGTAAAGCCTGATACGGTCATTATAACGATTGGTATTCGCACCGAGCATACGAGCGCTTTAGAGGCGCTAACAGAAAACGCAACACGCGCCAATGCGATGCTACAAGCGCTAAAAGCAATCGGCGTTGCCAACGAAGACATCGAAACATCTTCGTTTTCCATCTATCCAAAATATACGTACACAAACCAAACTCCTATTCTCGCAGGATATGAAGTAGAGCATATGTTTGATATGACCGTGAAGGATGTCCAAAAAGTTGGCATGATGTACGAAACGGCCGTGACAAACGGGGCAAACATTGCTCGGCAACTGCAATTTAAACTAGCGAACGAACAGCCGCATTATCAACAAGCGCTCACACTCGCCGTTAAAAACGCCCAAGAAAAAGCACGCGTGCTTGCCCGCACTCTCCAACTGCCGCTATATGACGTCCCGATTGAAATAAAAGAGAGCCACCCTTCTCCTCTTCCACCACGAACGATGGTGCTTGCAGATGGGGCAGCACCGCCAATCCAGACGCAAGAAGTCGTCATTAGCGCAACCGTTCACGCCATTTTTTCCTATTAA
- a CDS encoding toxic anion resistance protein yields MNRFDNEEWTSSLDSLLENPFSLPAEQKEMTVEERRPVKLIDTLKQEHREKALQLSKQIDPSNQQAIIQYGVAAQAELSKFSHAILNHVQTKDAGPVGEVISELMSKIKEVNPDDLLPAKKSFFSRLFGSISNSLQGMMAKYQKIGVEIDKIADQLEKHRQLLFRDIMMLETLYEKNKEYFDVLNIYIAAAEIKLEELRTKTIPEKREQAERSGNQMEIQEVNDLLQFADRLEKRIHDLKLSRQVTIQTAPQIRMIQHMNQTLVERIQSSILTAIPLWKNQIVIALTLFRQQKAVEAQKQVAETTNDLLLRNSEMLKINSIEVAKENERGLIDIETLKKTQENLVTTLEETLKIQQEGRLKRQQVERELVHMEEQLKQTLASMKR; encoded by the coding sequence ATGAATCGGTTCGATAACGAAGAGTGGACAAGCTCGCTTGATTCGCTGTTGGAAAACCCGTTTTCTTTACCGGCGGAACAAAAAGAGATGACGGTAGAGGAGCGCCGTCCGGTGAAGCTGATTGATACGTTAAAGCAAGAACATCGCGAAAAAGCGCTCCAGCTTTCGAAACAAATTGATCCAAGCAATCAGCAGGCGATCATTCAATACGGGGTGGCGGCGCAGGCGGAACTGTCGAAGTTTTCGCACGCGATTTTAAATCATGTGCAAACAAAAGACGCTGGACCTGTTGGTGAGGTCATTAGCGAATTGATGAGCAAAATTAAAGAAGTGAATCCGGACGATTTATTGCCAGCGAAAAAAAGCTTTTTTTCGCGATTATTCGGCTCGATATCAAATTCGCTGCAAGGGATGATGGCCAAATATCAAAAAATCGGCGTCGAAATTGATAAAATTGCCGATCAGCTTGAAAAACATCGGCAGTTATTATTTCGCGACATTATGATGTTAGAAACGTTGTATGAAAAAAATAAAGAGTATTTTGATGTGTTGAATATTTATATTGCCGCAGCAGAAATCAAACTAGAAGAGCTGCGGACAAAAACGATTCCGGAAAAACGGGAACAGGCGGAACGCTCGGGGAATCAAATGGAAATACAAGAAGTGAACGACTTATTGCAGTTTGCTGATCGGTTAGAGAAACGCATTCACGATTTAAAATTAAGCCGACAAGTGACGATTCAAACAGCGCCGCAAATTCGCATGATTCAGCATATGAACCAAACGCTTGTCGAGCGCATTCAATCGTCGATTTTAACCGCTATCCCGCTTTGGAAAAACCAAATTGTCATTGCACTAACGCTATTCCGGCAACAAAAAGCGGTCGAGGCGCAAAAGCAAGTCGCCGAAACGACAAACGATTTATTGTTACGTAATTCGGAAATGTTGAAAATAAATAGCATTGAAGTAGCAAAAGAAAATGAGCGTGGACTGATTGACATTGAAACGTTGAAAAAAACGCAAGAAAACCTTGTCACAACGTTAGAAGAAACGTTGAAAATTCAGCAAGAGGGTCGACTCAAACGCCAACAAGTCGAGCGAGAACTTGTGCACATGGAAGAACAACTAAAACAAACGCTTGCGTCAATGAAAAGATAA
- a CDS encoding 5-bromo-4-chloroindolyl phosphate hydrolysis family protein yields MKRWLMMVWRWFVSWNIGLIAAVVAFFSFGYHFFLSFLSGTLAMVVTSIYMKRREQRIVAPDLLKEEKRYIQTELAQAWKQWKRIRRARLKVRSLMMWQKISHLSATIEKMIRAVEQDPRKFRLAQSFFLHELDSSVTMIEKYVYLVHQPVRNADMQEVLCKTERLLDELVVAAEKRLLEILSDDVFALQVETKLLEQSLEQPLEHRKEQEYESVR; encoded by the coding sequence ATGAAACGATGGCTGATGATGGTATGGCGATGGTTCGTTTCATGGAATATCGGGCTAATAGCGGCTGTAGTTGCCTTTTTCTCGTTTGGCTATCACTTTTTCCTTTCGTTTCTCTCTGGGACGTTAGCGATGGTTGTTACATCCATTTACATGAAACGAAGGGAGCAGCGCATTGTCGCGCCAGATTTGTTAAAAGAAGAAAAGCGTTATATCCAAACAGAGCTTGCACAGGCGTGGAAACAATGGAAGCGGATACGACGCGCACGCTTGAAAGTTCGCTCGCTTATGATGTGGCAGAAAATCTCACATCTAAGCGCAACTATCGAAAAAATGATTCGTGCCGTCGAGCAGGATCCACGGAAATTTCGTTTGGCGCAGTCTTTTTTTCTTCATGAATTAGATTCTTCCGTCACGATGATAGAAAAATACGTGTATCTCGTTCACCAACCCGTTCGTAACGCCGACATGCAAGAAGTGTTGTGCAAAACAGAGCGGCTACTAGACGAATTAGTCGTTGCAGCAGAAAAGCGCTTGTTAGAAATTCTTTCAGACGATGTGTTTGCATTGCAAGTGGAAACGAAACTACTCGAACAATCGCTTGAGCAACCGTTAGAACATAGAAAGGAGCAAGAATATGAATCGGTTCGATAA
- a CDS encoding exonuclease domain-containing protein produces the protein MNEQHRFWQRALRMLSLGVPSDKIFAVPENERHSFQQEVWVRMLLKEQQKKQLDIHTGLEHVPFVIIDTETTGFSPQHGDEIFAIAAAKIHDGNVTDFYFRLIRPEKAIPEHISELTGICTEDVKSAPPLKDEMNRFLSFIREGMLIGYHIGHDLSFINHFLWTNYRTKWTGRFLEMRQVMEMLHHPLLFPTLDEALSHYNVPCEQRHTADGDVQAMVRLWKCMLNDIKQKQLDTLYDLYTALSVVGR, from the coding sequence ATGAATGAACAGCATCGATTTTGGCAGCGCGCGTTACGCATGCTATCGCTTGGGGTGCCGAGCGATAAAATATTTGCCGTACCAGAAAACGAACGACATTCCTTTCAACAAGAGGTATGGGTGCGGATGTTGTTAAAAGAACAACAGAAAAAACAACTAGATATTCATACGGGGCTAGAGCATGTCCCGTTTGTTATTATCGATACAGAAACGACAGGTTTTTCGCCGCAGCATGGCGATGAAATTTTTGCGATCGCCGCAGCGAAAATACATGACGGCAACGTCACCGATTTTTATTTTCGGCTTATTCGTCCGGAAAAAGCGATTCCGGAACATATTTCTGAGCTGACAGGCATTTGTACAGAAGACGTTAAATCCGCTCCGCCCTTAAAAGACGAGATGAATCGTTTTTTGTCGTTTATTCGTGAGGGGATGCTCATTGGTTACCATATCGGCCATGACTTGTCGTTTATCAATCATTTTCTTTGGACGAATTACCGAACGAAATGGACGGGTCGTTTTCTTGAAATGCGGCAAGTGATGGAGATGCTCCACCATCCGCTTTTGTTTCCGACGTTAGACGAAGCGTTGTCACATTACAATGTCCCATGCGAACAGCGGCATACAGCAGATGGAGACGTACAGGCGATGGTTCGATTATGGAAGTGTATGTTAAACGATATAAAACAAAAACAACTAGACACATTGTACGATTTATACACGGCGTTAAGTGTCGTGGGAAGATAA
- a CDS encoding TcaA second domain-containing protein has translation MKENDIMRTDSEKEEQLLPTRLDQRRQAAQQRSIKRFSWTAFVLLALFVISITVIKGYGMLKNEMGKEMAIRQLEQALKEKDWDVLKTSIRSNVPINEKTLAPLLLYLDKHPKGYKVLRRDLEKQKETKHVYIKGLTSVPPIFKMTVYETKFLLFDQYVFEPALYSFVIRAEADTTVFVNGEKVEGEATKEPFVKKYGPYLPGMYEVTLMENKKKRTKAVVLFGGERLREVKF, from the coding sequence GTGAAAGAAAATGATATAATGCGGACAGATAGCGAAAAGGAAGAACAACTGCTGCCGACGCGCTTGGATCAGCGCAGGCAAGCAGCGCAACAACGAAGCATCAAGCGGTTTAGCTGGACAGCCTTTGTGTTGCTCGCCCTTTTTGTGATCAGCATTACCGTCATCAAAGGCTATGGGATGCTGAAAAACGAAATGGGGAAAGAAATGGCCATCCGCCAATTGGAGCAAGCGCTAAAAGAAAAAGATTGGGACGTGTTAAAAACATCAATTCGCAGTAATGTACCGATCAACGAAAAAACACTAGCACCACTACTACTATATTTAGACAAACACCCAAAAGGCTATAAAGTACTTCGACGTGATTTAGAAAAACAAAAAGAAACGAAACACGTATACATAAAAGGATTAACATCCGTTCCACCGATTTTTAAGATGACTGTATATGAAACGAAATTTTTGCTGTTTGACCAATACGTATTTGAGCCGGCGCTTTATTCGTTTGTCATTCGTGCAGAAGCCGATACGACCGTGTTCGTGAACGGTGAAAAAGTGGAGGGGGAAGCGACGAAAGAACCGTTTGTGAAAAAATACGGTCCGTACTTGCCGGGGATGTATGAAGTAACCTTGATGGAAAACAAAAAAAAACGAACGAAAGCAGTCGTTTTATTCGGCGGAGAGCGGCTGCGGGAAGTGAAATTTTAA
- a CDS encoding PCYCGC motif-containing (lipo)protein has protein sequence MKRPRAVAACVLSLSLFMSACSSDDTKEHKTHYTTSHGDVRELTKSTALLPSFLKQYDENMAVLYQEAAKHRQLLENIPCYCGCGASAGHKNNYDCFVYENKKDGSIVWDSHATTCGVCLEIAAQSIAEYEQGKSIKDIRKMIDEKYKEGYAEPTPTKPL, from the coding sequence TTGAAACGTCCGAGAGCCGTAGCGGCGTGTGTACTATCGCTTAGTTTATTCATGAGCGCCTGTTCTTCTGATGACACAAAAGAACATAAAACCCATTATACAACAAGCCATGGAGACGTACGGGAGTTAACGAAATCGACAGCCCTTCTCCCTTCTTTTTTAAAACAATATGATGAAAATATGGCGGTGCTTTACCAAGAAGCAGCTAAGCATCGACAGTTACTTGAAAACATTCCGTGCTATTGCGGCTGCGGAGCGTCCGCTGGTCATAAAAACAACTACGATTGCTTTGTTTATGAAAATAAAAAAGACGGTTCTATCGTCTGGGATTCTCACGCGACAACATGCGGAGTTTGTTTAGAAATTGCCGCTCAATCGATCGCGGAATATGAACAAGGGAAATCTATAAAAGACATTCGGAAAATGATTGATGAGAAATATAAAGAAGGCTACGCCGAACCAACCCCGACGAAGCCGCTATAA